A region of the Candidatus Methylomirabilota bacterium genome:
TGTAGACGACGGGCAGGTGCTTGCTGCGGAAGAGACCGAGGAGCGCGCGAATCTGAGGAACGATCTCCCGGGCCGCCGGCACTTCCATGGCCTCACCCGGATCGAGAAACGCGCGCTGCATGTCCACGACGACGAGCGCGCTGCGCCCGGGCTCGAGCTTCAGCGTCGCTTCAAATAGCTCCGAGCGGTCCATGGGCCGCTAGACTTCGGAGGATCGACTCAGCACTCGGCTCGCCTGCGGCTGCGCCTCGAACGATTGACTCAGCACTCGGCTCGCCTGCGGCGGCGCCTCGAACGATTGACTCAGCACTCGGCTCGCCGGCGGCGGCGCCTCGAACGATCGACTCCGCACTCGGCTCGCCTGCGGCTGCGCCTCGAACGATTGACTCAGCACTCGGCTCGCCTGCGGCTGCGCCTCGAACGATTGACTCAGCACTCGGCTCGCCTGCGGCTGCGCCTCGAACTACCACGCCGCCACAGAGAACGCGTTCGGGATGTGCCGGATCGCCTTGACCCCGCCCTCGTCGTTGACGACCACGGCGACCACGTCGAAGCGGCAGGGCTGCTCGCGCAGGCGCTTGAGCTTGAGATAGCTCTGGGCGAGCTTTCCCAGCTTGTTCTGCTTGCGCGTGTGGACGCCGGCCTGCGGCGGCACCGGGGGCACCGCCTCCGCGATCTCCTTGCGCGTTTTGACCTCGACGAAGACGAGGGTCTTGCCCTCTTTCGCCACGAGATCAATCTCGCCGACGCGCGTGCGGACGTTCTTGTCGAGGATGGCGTACCCGCACCGCGAGAGAAAACGGGCCGCCTCCTCTTCACCCTTGATGCCGGTTGTCCTTCTTGTGTCAGTCGCCATGGTTTACTCCTCGTCCGCTGTGATCGAGAACATCTCCGGGAAAAGATCCGGCTGGCTCACGCCAGCGAAAGAAAGGCGGTGGAGCGGACAGGGCCCGTGCGTCATGAGCGCGGCCCTATGGGTGAGGGTCGCGTAGCCCTTGTGCTGGCCGAAGCCATACTGGGGGTACTCGCGATCCGCCTCTTCCATGATCCCGTCCCTTGCCACCTTGGCAATGATCGAGGCGGCGGCCACCGTGGCCGACCGCTGGTCTCCTGCGACCAGGTTCCGCTGCGGACACGGCAACCCGTCGAGGAACACGAAATCCGTCAGCACCAGCTCGGGCTCGCGCCCGAGCGCGTTCAGGGCCAGGCGCATGGCCCGGCGCGTGGCCTCCAGAATGTTCACGCGATCGATCGTCTGGCTATCCATGATCCCGACCCCGATGGCCACCGCACGGGCGCGGATCACGACGTCGAGCGCCTTTCGCTCGTCCGGAGTGAGCCGCTTCGAATCATCCACCCCCCTGATCCGCGTCCCCGCCTCGAGAATGACCGCCGCCGCCACCACCGGCCCCGCCAGGGGGCCGCGCCCCGCTTCGTCCACTCCGGCCACGCGGACGAAGCCGCGCCGCCACGCCGCCAGCTCGAAGCGATACGGGGCGCCCGTGGCCCGATCCCCCGCTGCCTTGCTCTACTCCGGCTCGCCGGCGGCCGGCACCTGGGCCACGCGCTTCTCCTTGAGGCGCGCCGCCTTGCCGGCCAGGTCTCTCAGGTAGTAGAGCTTCGAGCGCCGCACCGTCGCGCGCTTGGTCACCTGGATCTTGTCGATGCGCGGCGAGTGGAGGGGAAAGGTCCGCTCTACGCCCACGCCGTAGGAGATGCGCCGCACGGTGAACGAGGCGCTGGCCCCACCCCCGCGTTTGCGGATCACCACGCCCTCGAAGGCCTGCAGGCGCTCCTTCTCACCCTCGACAACCTTGACGGAGACGCGCACGGTGTCGCCCGGGGCGAAGCCGCCCCGATCTTTCTTGAGCTGTCCCGCGTCCACGATGTTAATGGCTTGCATGACTCGTCACTCCTCACTGAATTGGTGGTCCGACGCCTGGCTCATGAGTCGCCCGTCCGTGGGCGAGATAGTCGTCCGGCGTCCGGCCCTGTCGAAAACCGTCCACCCACTTCTGCTCCTCTGGCGAGAGATCCGCCGTCTCCAGCAGCTCCCGCCGCCGCTGCCAGGTGCGCCACACGGTCATGAGGCGCTTCCATCGGTCGATCAGCGCGTGATCGCCCGAGCGGAGCACCTCCGGCACCGCCCAGCCCCGGAACACTTCGGGGCGCGTGTAGTGCGGATGCTCGAGCAGCGCCCGGGAGAACGAATCCCGGGCGGGCGCCCTCGCGTCGCCGAGGACACCGGGCTGCAGCCGCGTCACTGCCTCCGTCACGACCAGCGCGGCCGCTTCCCCACCCGACAGCACGTAGTCGCCGATCGACAGCTCTTCATCGATGAGATGCTCGCGCACCCGCTCGTCCACACCCTCGTAGCGTCCGCACAGCAGGACCAGGTGCGGCCGGCTCGCATACTCGCGCGCCACCTCCTGGGTAAAGCGCCGTCCCGCCGGGTCCAGAAGGACGACCCTGGTCTCCGCCCCCCGCAGCGCCTCGATACACGCGGCCAGCGGCTCGGGTTTCAGGATCATCCCGCCGCCGCCGCCGAAGGGCGTGTCGTCCGTCACGCGGTGCTTGCCCGGGGCCCAGTCGCGCAGGTTGTGGACGCGGAGGTCCACGAGCCCGCGCTCGCGCGCCCGTCCGACGATGGAGTCGGCAAGCGCCGGCTCGACCATGCCGGGGAATAGCGTGACGATGTCCAGTCTCACAGCTCGAGCAGCCCCTCCGGCGGATCGATCACGATCCGCCGCTCGGCCCGGTTCACCTCGACGACGATCTCGGCCACGGCCGGCACCAGGTGCTCTCGCCCGTTCTCGGCGATGACCCAGAGCGGCTGCGCCTCGCTGCCTTCGACCCTGACGAACTCCCCGACGCGCCGGCCATCGGGTGTCTCCACCGCCGCCCCCGCCATCTCCCAGGGGTAGAAAGACCCTTCGGGAGCGGGCAGCACGTCCTCTTGCGCCACCGCGAGGAGCCGTCCCGTGAGCCGCTGCGCGGCTTCGGGCGATGTCACGCCCTCCATCCGGATCAGCACCGTCTCACCCTCGAAGCGGCACGAGGCGACACAGCAGGGCTCGCGCCGATCGGCCCGCGGGTCCCACAGCACGCACTCGTGCAGAGCGCCGAAGCGCTCCTCGGGGCGGTCGGTCAGCGGCCGCACCCGGACCTCGCCGCCGAGCCCCCAGGGCCGGAGCACCTGTCCGACGGCGACGAGAGCCTCCGCGGTCATGCCCGTCCTATACCTTGGCCGCTGCGGCCGCGGCCTTGTTGGCCAGCGCCAGCAGGTTCTTCACGGTATTCGACGGCTGCGCGCCCTTCTTGATCCACTCCGCCGCCTTGTCGGTCTCGATTTTGAGCGTGGGCGGCTTGGTGATCGGGTTGTAGTGCCCGATCACCTCGATGAAGCGCCCGTCGCGCGCGGCCCGCGAATCGGCCACCACCACGCGGTAGGCCGGCTTCTTGGTCGTCCCTGTCCTTCTCAACCTGATATGTACGGCCACTGTTCACCTCTCTCTGGAGTTATCGAGGCAAGAACGGCAGGGCCCCCTTCAGCTTGCCCATGCGCCCTTCCATCTGCTTCAAGCCCTTCATCATCTGCTTGAGCTGCGCATACTGCTTCAACAGCCGGTTGACGTCGGAGACCTGCGTTCCGCTACCCTTGGCGATGCGGGTGCGCCGGCTGCCGTTGATGACCTGCGGCTTCACGCGCTCCTCGGGCGTCATCGAGCCGATGATGGCCTCGTACTTCTTCAGATCCTGCTCCTCGCCCTTGAGCTCCTTGGGCATGCCCTTGGCGCCCTTGAACATCGGCACCATGTCCAGCAGCTGGCTGAGCGGCCCCATCGAGCGGAGCTGCTTGAGCTGCGCGGCGAAGTCTTCGAGCGAGAAGCTCTCGTCGCGGATCTTCCGCTCGAGTTCGGCCGCCTGCGTCGCGTCGACATGGGCCTGGGCTTTCTCGACGAGTGACAGCACATCGCCCATGCCCAGGATGCGCTGGGCGAGGCGATCGGGATGAAAGGGCTCGAGCGCGTCGGTCTTCTCGCCCACGCCCACGAAGGCAATGGGCCGGCCCGTCACCTCTCGGACCGAGAGGGCCGCGCCGCCGCGGGCATCGCCGTCCATCTTGGTCAGAATCACCGCATCGATGCCGACGGCGGCATTGAACTTGTCGGCGACGGTGATGGCGTCCTGCCCCGTCATGGCGTCCACGACGAGGAGCACGTGATGAGGCCCGGTCTCCTTCCGGATGGCGCGGAGCTCGTCGAGCATCTCCTCGTCGATGTGAAGCCGCCCGGCCGTGTCGAGGATGAGGGGCGAGAGGCCACGCTGGGCCGCCTCGTCTCGCGCCGCCCGGCAGATGTCCACGGGCTTCCGTGTCTCTTCCCCCAGCACGGGGATGCCGAGCTCCTTGCCGAGACGCCGCAGCTGCTCCATGGCGGCGGGACGGTAGACGTCGGCTGAGGCCAGGATGGGATGCTGTCCCTGCTTCTGGAAGTGACGCGCGAGCTTCGCGGCGGAAGTGGTCTTGCCCGAGCCCTGCAGACCCACCAGCATGATGACGGTCGGCGGGTGAGCGGCCATCGTGAGCCGATGTCCCGAGCCGCCCAGCAGCTCGATCAGCTCGTCGCGGACGATCTTGACGACTTGCTGGCCCGGGGTCAGCGATGTGAGCACATCCTGACCAATGGCCTTGACCCGGACACGCTCGACGAAGCCCTTCACGACTTTGAAATTGACGTCCGCTTCGAGAAGCGCCACGCGCACCTCGCGCAGCGCCTCCTGGATATTCTCCTCCGTCAGCCGGCCATATCCGCGGAGCCGGTCGAAGATGCCGGTGAGGCGCGTGGTAAGGCTGTCGAGCATGGCTTAACCCCTGGAGAAGCCTTCAAGAAACACTAAAGACTACTGATGGAGGGGGAAAAAGTCAAGCCTACTTCAATACTTCCGACGCACTCCGCAAATCCTTCACAGCCTGGGCCGGATCCTGGGCGCCGAATATGGCCGATCCGGCCACCAGCGTGGTCGCCCCGGCCTTGGCCAGCGGCCCCGCCTTCTCCCGGTTGACCCCGCCGTCCACCGAGATCTCGATGGGTCGCCCGCCGATCAGATTCTTTACCTGGCGCACCTTTGCAAGGGAGGAGGGGATGAAGGACTGGCCGCCGAAACCCGGATTGACTGACATGATCAGGATGAGGTCGAGGTTGTCCAGCACCCACTCGATGGCCTGGGGCCCGGTTGCCGGGTTGAGAGCCACCCCGGCCTTGGCCCCGGCTTCCCTGATCTGGTGGAGGACCCGGTCCAGGTGGGGGCAGGCCTCGACGTGCACGGTCAGCAGGTCCGCGCCCGCCCGAACGTAGGTCTCGATATAGCGCTCGGGCTCGACGATCATCAGGTGGACGTCCAGGGGCAGGCGCGTGCGCTTGCGAATGGACTCGATCACGGGCGGCCCGATGGTCAGGTTGGGGACGAAGCAGCCGTCCATCACGTCCACGTGAAGCTGGTCGGCCCCGCCGGCCTCCACGCGCGCCACCGCCTCGCCCAGCGCGGCGAAATCGGCGGAGAGAATGCTCGGCGCGATCTTCATCGTAAAACGACCTTACTCCATCGACCGCGACCCCGCAAACTCGCGCACGCGCTGGCCCTCGTCAAGGGGCTCTCCGGAGTCTGATCGCGGTGAAGCCGTCGGTGCCGTGCACGTGGGGAAAGAGGCGGACGTATCCCGCGGCGTCGGGCGCCACGGGAAAGCTCTCGGGTGGATCCACCTGCCATTGTCCGGGGCGCTCGAGCAACGTGGCGACCACGGCCTCGTTCTCGTCGGGCTCGAGCGAGCAGGTGGCGTAGACGAGATGCCCGCCCCGCTTGACCATGGAGGCGGCGGCTTCGAGGATGGTTCGCTGCTTGGCCTGGAGCCGCCGCAGGTCTTCCTCGGTGCGGCGCCATTTGACTTCCGGATTGCGACGAAGCACGCCCAGGTTCGAGCAGGGCGCGTCCACCAGCACGCGATCGCACTTGCCCTTCCAGTGTCCGGCCAGCGCCGCCGCGCCGCCCACCCGCGGCTCGATGATGCTGATGCCGAGGCGCGCGGCGCCCTTCGACACCAGCTTGAGCCGCGCCGCCTGCGGATCCATGGCGATGATGCGGCCACGGTTGCGCATGAGCTCGGCCAGGTGGGTGGCCTTGGTTCCCGGCGCGGCGCAGGCATCGGCCACGAGCTCGCCGGGCTGCGGGTCCAGAAGTCGCGAGACGAGCATGGACGCTTCGTCCTGGATCGTGCACCAGCCGCCCGCGAAGGCGGCCCAGCGGCTCACGGCCCCGCGCTCGACGAGGAGCCCTTCGGGCGCGAGCGCGGTCGGGCGCGTGTAGGCGAGCTCCTCGTCGCGGAGCCGGCCGGCCAGGGCGTCGCGCGTGATGCGAAGCAGATTCACGCGCATCGTGGTGGGCGGCCGGTCGTTCGAGGCGAGCATGAGCGCCTCGGCCTCGGGCTGGCCGTAGCGCGCGATCCAGCGCGCGGCGATCCAGTCGGGAAACGAGGAGCGCACGGCCGCCGCCTCGACGGGCAGAGCGGGCAGGGGCGGCGGCCCCGCCGCGCGGGTGAGCGAGCGCAAGACGGCGTTGACGAACTCGGGCGGACCCGGCTTGCGCGCCTTGAGCTTGGCCAGGCTCACGGCCTCGTCCACGGCCGCCCAGCGCGGGACACGGTCGAGGAAGAAGATCTGATAGGCGGTGAGACGCAGCACCGTCCGCACCCACGGATCGAGCTTGTCGAGTGGGCGATTGAGATGCGGGGTCAGGCGCCAATCGAGGTGACGGCGCCACCGGAGCGTGCCATAAACCAGCTCGGTGCAGAGCCCGGCCTCCCGGGAGTCGAGGCGCGCATGCTCGAGGGCGTGCTCGAGGACGATGTCGGCGAACGCGCGGTCTTCCTCCACACGTACGAGGATGCGAAGGGCCTCGTAGCGCGCCTGGGAGACCGGTCCCGCGCGCAGCACCGGGCTCATGCGCCGAGCTCCGTGACCACGGCGCCGGGGCCGAGCCGCGCCCCGCGGAGGAATTCCTCCCAGCCCATGGACTTTCGGCTTTCGGGCTGAACCTCCACGGGCAGCAGGAGGCCGCTTCCCGTCGCGATGCACGTGGCCCCGGGTCCGGTCGCCACGAGCGTGCCGGGCGCGGCCTTGCTCGGGTGCGGCACGGCGCCGGCGCGCCAGATGATGAGACGCCCCGCCGGCGTCATCAGGGAGGCGCCGGGCCAGGGATTGCAGCCGCGCACGCGGTTGACGAGCTCGCGCGCGGGCTCACCCGGGCGCAGCCAGCCGTCTTCCTTCTTGAGACGTGGGGCCAGGGTCGCCTGGGCGTGATCCTGCGGCTTCGGCACCAGTGAATCCAGCTCGTCGAGCGTGCGGATCATCACCCGCGCGCCCATCGTGCTGAGCCGGGCCGAGAGCTCGCCCGCCGTCTCGTCGAGACCTATGGGCGTGGATTCGGAGAGGAGCAGCGCGCCCGTATCCATTCCCGGGTCCATCTGGAAGGTCGTGATGCCCGTCTCCGTCTCGCCGTGAATGATAGCCCAGGCGATGGGCGCGGCCCCGCGATAGCGAGGCAGGAGCGAGGCGTGGACATTGATCGATCCGCGGCGCGGAACATCGAGCACGGCCTTGGGCAAGATCTGCCCGAAGGCCACGACCACCGCGATGTCGGCCTCGAGCGCGGCCAGCCGCTCGGGCCAGCCGGGATCGCGGAGCCGCGGCGGCTGGATCACCCGCACCCCCGCGCGCTCCGCGCGCTCCTTGACGGGCGGCGGCGACAGGCGCTGGCCGCGTCCGGCCGGCTTGTCGGGCTGGGTGATAGCGGCAATCACGGTGTGACGCTCGAGCAGGGCCTCGAGCGTGGGCAGCGCGAACTCCGGCGTGCCGTAGAAGAGAACGCGCATGGTCTTTTTCAGGAACTCGCGCCTAACTCAGCCCTCGGCTCGCGCCGCTGGCGCTCGCCTCGAACCGCCACGCTCTCGTGCCTGCGGGATCTTCTCAGCACTCGCCTCATGACGCTCGGGTCTTCGACCCTCGGCCGTCCTTCGGCTCGAACGACGGGCAGCGTCTCGGCTCGCATCTTGGATTGGGAACTCGCCTCGCCGCTCTCGTGCCTGCGGCAACTCGGCAGCGTCTCGGCTCGCACTACAGTTACAGCGCGAATGCTCGAGAGGATCGCTCCTTGGGGAAGCCGTGCTTCTGGATCTTCTTCTTGATACGGTCGCGCGCCACGGGCGAGAGGTGATCGATAAAGAGTACGCCGTCCAGATGATCCATCTCGTGCAGGACGACCCGCGCGAGGAGACCCTGGGCCTCGAAGTCTATGGGGTTGCCGTCCTCGTCCGTGGCCTGGACCGTCACCCACTTGCTGCGCTCGACCTCGCCGAAGATTCCGGGCAGCGACAGACATCCCTCCTCGTCGACCACCGATCCCCCTCGGCCCGTGATGATGGGATTGATGAGCGCGCGCGCGCCGCCCTTGCCGTCGTCCATGACGAGCAGGCGGTAGGGGATGCCCACCTGGGGGGCGGCGAGGCCGATGCCGATCTGGTTGTACATGGTCTCGACCATGTCACCGATCAGCCGGCGGAGCTCGGGCGTGACCTCCCGGACATGCGCGGCTTTGCGCCTGAGCATGGGGTCACCGTAGAGCTTCACGTCGAGTAGCGCCACGGGATCTCGAAATCCTTTCTATTCAGCGCTAGGTAGTTACAGGGTCCATCTCTATTTCTACCACACCGCCGGAGCGCCGGCCCCGCTCCAGAAAAGGCCGCAGGACGGGACCGACGAGCCGGGGCAGCTCAACGGGGCCCTTGATGACGAAGCGCCAGCGCGCGGCCGTCGCCGCGCCGGGCGCCCCCAGCGCCGCGGGTGGATAGATGACGAGTCCCGTGATGCCCGCGAGAGCGACCGCGGCCTCATCGAGGAGAGCCAGCGCCGCCGCGGCCGTCTTGCCACGGGCGGAGACATGACAGAGGCGCTTGTACGGGGGATAGCCGAGCTCGGCGCGGAAGCCGAGCTCCCGACCATAGAAAGCCTCGCGGGCGCGGTCCCTGACCGCGGTCAGCGCGTAGTGATCGGGATGGAGCGTCTGGGCGATCACGCGTCCGGAGTCGCCCACGGCTTCGGCCGCGGCCCAGAGGAGCTGGAAGACGCCCTCGCTCGCGCGAAAGTCCGGGACGCGAAGGAAGCCGTCCAGCCACACGAAGCCGACCGCACCCCACCGGCCCGGGCCGCCGCCGCGCAGCAGCGCCGGCGTGCCTATCACGACCTGGGCGCCGGGATCGGAGCGGGAGACGGTGAGGCGCGGAAACCGCCGGCGCACCGAGGCCTCGACCCGCTCGGTGTCCCAGCCGAAGGGCCCGAGTCGCCGTCCGCCGCAGGCCGGGCACCGGTCCGGGAGCGGCTCGACACGGGCGCAGAGGCGGCAGACGAGGGCGCGGCGGTCCCGGCGAACCTGGAGGGCCACCGCGCAGTCGGGACAGCGCAAGAGCGCCCCACAGTCATTGCAGCCCAGGACTCCGGTGGCACGGCCCACCACGAGAGCGACGCCGCGGCCGCGCCGCGACATGTCCTCGATGGCGCGGGTGAGGGGCAGCGTGAGCGGATGGTTGCGCAGAATGCCGCGGGTGTCCGCCGTGATGATCTCCGGCCAGGGGCTCTCGGCATCGGGAAGGCGCGTGAAAGCGCCGTGGTCGGCTCGGGCCCAGCTCTCGACCGATGGCGCTCCCGAGAGGAAGACGAGGCGGCTGCCGTCGAGGGCCGCGCGTCGCACCAGGATGTCGCGCGAATGCAGTCGCGGCGGCCCAGGCGGTTTGTGAGCGGGGTCGTGCTCCTCGAGGAGGACAAGCGTGGCCGGGGGGGGCAGGGGCGC
Encoded here:
- a CDS encoding YraN family protein — translated: MATDTRRTTGIKGEEEAARFLSRCGYAILDKNVRTRVGEIDLVAKEGKTLVFVEVKTRKEIAEAVPPVPPQAGVHTRKQNKLGKLAQSYLKLKRLREQPCRFDVVAVVVNDEGGVKAIRHIPNAFSVAAW
- the rplS gene encoding 50S ribosomal protein L19 — protein: MQAINIVDAGQLKKDRGGFAPGDTVRVSVKVVEGEKERLQAFEGVVIRKRGGGASASFTVRRISYGVGVERTFPLHSPRIDKIQVTKRATVRRSKLYYLRDLAGKAARLKEKRVAQVPAAGEPE
- the trmD gene encoding tRNA (guanosine(37)-N1)-methyltransferase TrmD → MRLDIVTLFPGMVEPALADSIVGRARERGLVDLRVHNLRDWAPGKHRVTDDTPFGGGGGMILKPEPLAACIEALRGAETRVVLLDPAGRRFTQEVAREYASRPHLVLLCGRYEGVDERVREHLIDEELSIGDYVLSGGEAAALVVTEAVTRLQPGVLGDARAPARDSFSRALLEHPHYTRPEVFRGWAVPEVLRSGDHALIDRWKRLMTVWRTWQRRRELLETADLSPEEQKWVDGFRQGRTPDDYLAHGRATHEPGVGPPIQ
- the rimM gene encoding ribosome maturation factor RimM (Essential for efficient processing of 16S rRNA); its protein translation is MTAEALVAVGQVLRPWGLGGEVRVRPLTDRPEERFGALHECVLWDPRADRREPCCVASCRFEGETVLIRMEGVTSPEAAQRLTGRLLAVAQEDVLPAPEGSFYPWEMAGAAVETPDGRRVGEFVRVEGSEAQPLWVIAENGREHLVPAVAEIVVEVNRAERRIVIDPPEGLLEL
- the rpsP gene encoding 30S ribosomal protein S16, whose amino-acid sequence is MAVHIRLRRTGTTKKPAYRVVVADSRAARDGRFIEVIGHYNPITKPPTLKIETDKAAEWIKKGAQPSNTVKNLLALANKAAAAAAKV
- the ffh gene encoding signal recognition particle protein, producing MLDSLTTRLTGIFDRLRGYGRLTEENIQEALREVRVALLEADVNFKVVKGFVERVRVKAIGQDVLTSLTPGQQVVKIVRDELIELLGGSGHRLTMAAHPPTVIMLVGLQGSGKTTSAAKLARHFQKQGQHPILASADVYRPAAMEQLRRLGKELGIPVLGEETRKPVDICRAARDEAAQRGLSPLILDTAGRLHIDEEMLDELRAIRKETGPHHVLLVVDAMTGQDAITVADKFNAAVGIDAVILTKMDGDARGGAALSVREVTGRPIAFVGVGEKTDALEPFHPDRLAQRILGMGDVLSLVEKAQAHVDATQAAELERKIRDESFSLEDFAAQLKQLRSMGPLSQLLDMVPMFKGAKGMPKELKGEEQDLKKYEAIIGSMTPEERVKPQVINGSRRTRIAKGSGTQVSDVNRLLKQYAQLKQMMKGLKQMEGRMGKLKGALPFLPR
- the rpe gene encoding ribulose-phosphate 3-epimerase, encoding MKIAPSILSADFAALGEAVARVEAGGADQLHVDVMDGCFVPNLTIGPPVIESIRKRTRLPLDVHLMIVEPERYIETYVRAGADLLTVHVEACPHLDRVLHQIREAGAKAGVALNPATGPQAIEWVLDNLDLILIMSVNPGFGGQSFIPSSLAKVRQVKNLIGGRPIEISVDGGVNREKAGPLAKAGATTLVAGSAIFGAQDPAQAVKDLRSASEVLK
- the rsmB gene encoding 16S rRNA (cytosine(967)-C(5))-methyltransferase RsmB; this encodes MSPVLRAGPVSQARYEALRILVRVEEDRAFADIVLEHALEHARLDSREAGLCTELVYGTLRWRRHLDWRLTPHLNRPLDKLDPWVRTVLRLTAYQIFFLDRVPRWAAVDEAVSLAKLKARKPGPPEFVNAVLRSLTRAAGPPPLPALPVEAAAVRSSFPDWIAARWIARYGQPEAEALMLASNDRPPTTMRVNLLRITRDALAGRLRDEELAYTRPTALAPEGLLVERGAVSRWAAFAGGWCTIQDEASMLVSRLLDPQPGELVADACAAPGTKATHLAELMRNRGRIIAMDPQAARLKLVSKGAARLGISIIEPRVGGAAALAGHWKGKCDRVLVDAPCSNLGVLRRNPEVKWRRTEEDLRRLQAKQRTILEAAASMVKRGGHLVYATCSLEPDENEAVVATLLERPGQWQVDPPESFPVAPDAAGYVRLFPHVHGTDGFTAIRLRRAP
- the fmt gene encoding methionyl-tRNA formyltransferase; amino-acid sequence: MRVLFYGTPEFALPTLEALLERHTVIAAITQPDKPAGRGQRLSPPPVKERAERAGVRVIQPPRLRDPGWPERLAALEADIAVVVAFGQILPKAVLDVPRRGSINVHASLLPRYRGAAPIAWAIIHGETETGITTFQMDPGMDTGALLLSESTPIGLDETAGELSARLSTMGARVMIRTLDELDSLVPKPQDHAQATLAPRLKKEDGWLRPGEPARELVNRVRGCNPWPGASLMTPAGRLIIWRAGAVPHPSKAAPGTLVATGPGATCIATGSGLLLPVEVQPESRKSMGWEEFLRGARLGPGAVVTELGA
- the def gene encoding peptide deformylase, which produces MALLDVKLYGDPMLRRKAAHVREVTPELRRLIGDMVETMYNQIGIGLAAPQVGIPYRLLVMDDGKGGARALINPIITGRGGSVVDEEGCLSLPGIFGEVERSKWVTVQATDEDGNPIDFEAQGLLARVVLHEMDHLDGVLFIDHLSPVARDRIKKKIQKHGFPKERSSRAFAL